The region CAACCCGCAAGCAAGGCGGCCGAAGTCATATGGGCCACGAACTCGCTCAGCCCCGGCAATGCCAGTCCCGTGGTCGATAATGGCCGGGTCTACACGATCAACGGGGCCGGCGTGCTCTTGTGCGGCGATGCCACGACGGGCGAATCGAAGTGGAAGCTACGCTTGAAGGGGCAGTTCTGGGCCACGCCGGTCGTCGCCGGCGATTACATGTATATTTTCAATCAAGATGGGCTGGCCCAGGTCGTCCAGCTTAACGATCAGTCGGGCGAGATCGTGTCGCGTGGAGATTTTGGCGAGCCGATCTTCGGCACGCCGGTCATCGCCGACGGCGCCCTTTATGTCCGGACTGACAGTCACTTGTGGAAAATCGCAGGGCACTGAGCCAACGACGTGGATTCATCGCCGCCAACCATCGAAATTCGCCCTGCTGGTCCGTTCGACGCCACGATTCGTCCTCCCGGCTCGAAGAGCATTACCAACCGCGCACTGATCTGCGCCGCGCTCGCCTCGGGACAATCGACGCTCACCGGCTGCCTCGATAGCGAAGACACGCGCGTCATGGTCGCCGCGCTCGGCAAACTGGGGATCAACGTCGAGGCTGATGCCACGCGGCAAACGCTGACCGTCAAGGGTTGCGGTGGCAAGATTCCGGCCGCGAGTGCCGATCTGTACGTGGCCAACAGCGGTACCACGGTCCGCTTTCTCACCGCTATGCTCGCGCTTGCACACGGCACGTTTCGCCTGGATGGCACGCCGCGGATGCGCGAGCGACCGATCGACGATCTGCTCGCCGCACTGATGCAGCTTGGTGCATCGGCCGTCAGCGAAGCGGGCAATGGCTGCCCCCCCGTCGTCGTTACGGCCCGCGGCCTCGCCGGCGGTCGCGCGATCGTGCGTGGCAGTATCTCGAGTCAATACCTCAGCGGCTTACTAATGGCCGCGCCCTGTGCCGCGCAGCCGGTCGAAATCGTGGTCGAGGGGCAACTCGTCTCGCAACCGTACGTGTACATGACGCTGGCCGTGATGCGGGCGTTCGGCGTGTCGGTCGAGCCGGGCGACCTCGCGCGGTTTGTGATTCCGAATTCGGCTTCCTATCGCGGATTGTCGTACGACGTCGAGCCCGACGCTTCGGCGGCCAGTTACTTCTGGGCTGCGCCGGCCATCGCTGGTGGTCAGGTAACCGTCGCTGGTCTTTCGCGCGACAGCCTGCAAGGGGATGTGGAATTCGTGGACGTTCTGGCCCGAATGGGTTGCCACGTCAGCGACTCGCCCGCAGGCATCGCGGTGCGCGCGGCCGAGAAACTGCGTGGTATCGACGTCGATATGAACGCCATCAGCGACACGGTGCAAACACTGGGCGCCGTGGCACTGTTCGCCGAAGGGCCGACCACGATCACAGGCGTGGCCCACATTCGCCACAAAGAAACCGATCGCATCGCGGCGCTGGCCACCGAGCTGCGCAAGTTTGGCGCCACGGTTGACGAGCGCCCGGATGGTTTGCGAATCGTCCCAGCGGCCTTGCACGCCGCCACGATTGACACCTATGACGATCATCGCATGGCGATGAGCATGGCGCTGATCGGATTGCGCGTGCCGGGTGTCGTCATCCGCGATCCTGGCTGCACGGCCAAAACCTATCCCGAATTCTTCACGGACCTGGCCCGCCTGTCGTAATCGCTCGCCGCCGCGACGTGATTCGTCATCGCCTGTCGTTGGTTATACTTCGCTTATGAATTGCGCGCGCGCTCGAAAATGAGCAGGCATCGGGCAAAGCCACCGCCGCGCGAGTTCCTTGACGATCCCTCCGCAATGACAGGCTGGCGATGATTTGGTACGCCCTGACAATTTTCTGGAGCGCGTTCCTGCTGTTTTTGGTGCAGCCGATTCTGGGAAAGCAGATTCTTCCCTGGTTCGGTGGCACGCCCGCGGTGTGGACGACCTGCCTGCTGTTCTTTCAGATTTTGCTCTTGGGGGGCTATCTCTATGCGCACGCCCTGACGGCCTGGTTGACACCGCGCGCGCAGGCGCTGTTGCACATCGCGCTCTTGGGCTCGTCGCTGTGGTTCTTGCCCATCGCGGCTGATCCCAGTTATCGAATGGCGGTCGAATCGTCTCCCATCTGGCAGATTCTGGCGCTGCTGGCCTTCACCGTCGGGGCGCCATACTTCCTGATTTCGGCCACCGGTCCCCTCCTGCAAGCCTGGTTTGCAAAGACGCACGTCGGTTCTCCCTATCGCTTGTACGCGCTGTCGAACGTCGGCTCGCTCTTGGCGTTGTTGAGCTATCCGTTTCTGGTCGAGCCCAACTTCAAGCTCGGCATGCAAACGCATGGCTGGTCGTGGGGCTACGCCGCGTTCGCGATTGTGTGCGCGCTGTGCGGCGTGCAATTACTGCTGGCCGAACGGCGCCGTGCCGCTGGAACGTCCGACGCGCATGCACCGCCGGTTGCGTCGGACCGGAACGCTCCGTCGGAACCGCATCCTGCCGAAGCGCGTCCCGGCTGGGGCATGATGGCCCTCTGGCTCGGACTGGCCGCCGGGGCGTCGGGCATGTTGATGGCCACGACGAATCAAATCTGCCAGGAAGTGGCCATAGTCCCCTTCTTGTGGATCCTCCCGCTGACGTTGTACCTGCTGTCGTTCATCATTTGCTTCGACAGTCCCCGCTGGTACGACCGGCGCGTGTTCATCCCGCTGCTGGCCCTGTCGATCACGGCCGCCGCAACGATGCTGTTCATGGGGGTCTCGGCGCCGCTAACCGCGCAAATCGGAACGTACAGCGTGACGTTGTTCGCCTGCGCGATGACGTGCCACGGAGAATTGGTCCGCGCGCGGCCGCACTCACGTGACCTGACGTTGTTCTATCTGTGCGTGGCCAGCGGCGGAGCGCTGGGAGGCGTCTTCGTGGCCTTGGTCGCGCCGGCCATCTTCGATGGCTTCTGGGAGTATCATCTGACGCTCGTGCTCTGCCCGGCCTTGGTGCTGGCGGCGATCACGCGCGAAGTCAACTGGCTATGGTATCGGCGCCGCCCCACGTCGCTGGCCGCGGTGCTGCTGCTCTGCTTCTCGGGCCTGATCGCGGCGCTGCTGATTCACATCCACGAGTATCGCAAAGGGGTGCTATTCGGCACGCGGAATTTCTACGGCGTGGTGCGCGTGCGCGATGCCGACGACCCGTTCACCGAATCGCCGATGCGCAAGCTAGTGCATGGCGCCATCTGGCACGGCATGCAGTTGCTCGAAGGCGAAATGCGCACGTGGCCCACCAGCTATTACGCGCGCACCTCGGGCGTCGGCCTGGCGATCGAGCAGCATCCGCGCCGCACGGAATTCGATCCGGTGAATCGAACCTTGCGAATCGGCGTCGTCGGCTTGGGGGCCGGCACTGTCGCGGCGCTTGGCCAGGCCGGTGATGAGATTCGTTTCTACGACATCAATCCCGACATCATTCACATCGCGCAGGAGTACTTCTATTTTCTGGAAGATAGCGCCGCGCATTGGACCATCGCCGAAGGGGATGCACGGCTGGTGCTCGAGCAGGAGCTGGCCGACAACGGGCCGCAACAGTTCGACGTGCTGATCATGGACGCGTTCAGTAGCGACGCCATTCCCATGCACCTGCTGACCACCGAATGCATCGCGATGTATTGGAAGCATCTGCGGCCGGACGGCATTCTGGTCGTGAACATTTCAAATCGCAACGTCGACCTGGACCCCGTGGTGCTGGCCATCGCGCAGTCGTCTGATAAGCAAGTGCGCGTGTGCGAATCGGACGAAGATCGCGAGCAGGGAGCGTTTTCAGCCACGTGGGCCCTCATCACCAGCAACGAAGATTTCCTGAACGCGGCCGACGTCGCCTTCCGCACCGAAGACCTGCCGAAAGGAACCGTGCCCGTCGTATGGACCGACGACTACGGCAGCCTGTGGCAAGTACTACGCGCGTTCGACGCCTCGGAAATCACCGACTGGATCAAGGACCACGTCTGGCGAGTGCCGGAGAGCGAGTAGCGTGCAAAGTGCGCGCTTACAGCATCGTCCGGAACGCCTCGTCTTGGATTTCTTCATAAAGCTGCTTTTGGCAATCATTCAATTGGCCGAGAAGATCGTCGAGCCAAATATTGTCAACCCACTTCTTCGGTTGATCGCGCAGAGTGGACTTGATCTGCTCCGCGAACGCCGCGATCGTCGCGCCGTCGTCCGCATATTCCTTGCGTCGGGCAACTTTCACGAGCGCGTTCAATATTTCCAACGGATACGCAAGCGGATCGTCGCCGAATTGAGTCGTCTCATCGAACGTCGCCTGACGTAGATCGACACCCCGCTGAAATAGCTTTCCGCTATTGTCGTAGCGATCTTCGGTCCAAACGTTGACCAGAGACGCTCCGCGAAAATCGGTTGTCTTGTCGATCTTCGCTTCCTGGAACTGCGCTTCGTCGAGCTTGGCGCCGCGAAAATCACAG is a window of Pirellulales bacterium DNA encoding:
- the aroA gene encoding 3-phosphoshikimate 1-carboxyvinyltransferase, whose product is MDSSPPTIEIRPAGPFDATIRPPGSKSITNRALICAALASGQSTLTGCLDSEDTRVMVAALGKLGINVEADATRQTLTVKGCGGKIPAASADLYVANSGTTVRFLTAMLALAHGTFRLDGTPRMRERPIDDLLAALMQLGASAVSEAGNGCPPVVVTARGLAGGRAIVRGSISSQYLSGLLMAAPCAAQPVEIVVEGQLVSQPYVYMTLAVMRAFGVSVEPGDLARFVIPNSASYRGLSYDVEPDASAASYFWAAPAIAGGQVTVAGLSRDSLQGDVEFVDVLARMGCHVSDSPAGIAVRAAEKLRGIDVDMNAISDTVQTLGAVALFAEGPTTITGVAHIRHKETDRIAALATELRKFGATVDERPDGLRIVPAALHAATIDTYDDHRMAMSMALIGLRVPGVVIRDPGCTAKTYPEFFTDLARLS
- a CDS encoding fused MFS/spermidine synthase; protein product: MIWYALTIFWSAFLLFLVQPILGKQILPWFGGTPAVWTTCLLFFQILLLGGYLYAHALTAWLTPRAQALLHIALLGSSLWFLPIAADPSYRMAVESSPIWQILALLAFTVGAPYFLISATGPLLQAWFAKTHVGSPYRLYALSNVGSLLALLSYPFLVEPNFKLGMQTHGWSWGYAAFAIVCALCGVQLLLAERRRAAGTSDAHAPPVASDRNAPSEPHPAEARPGWGMMALWLGLAAGASGMLMATTNQICQEVAIVPFLWILPLTLYLLSFIICFDSPRWYDRRVFIPLLALSITAAATMLFMGVSAPLTAQIGTYSVTLFACAMTCHGELVRARPHSRDLTLFYLCVASGGALGGVFVALVAPAIFDGFWEYHLTLVLCPALVLAAITREVNWLWYRRRPTSLAAVLLLCFSGLIAALLIHIHEYRKGVLFGTRNFYGVVRVRDADDPFTESPMRKLVHGAIWHGMQLLEGEMRTWPTSYYARTSGVGLAIEQHPRRTEFDPVNRTLRIGVVGLGAGTVAALGQAGDEIRFYDINPDIIHIAQEYFYFLEDSAAHWTIAEGDARLVLEQELADNGPQQFDVLIMDAFSSDAIPMHLLTTECIAMYWKHLRPDGILVVNISNRNVDLDPVVLAIAQSSDKQVRVCESDEDREQGAFSATWALITSNEDFLNAADVAFRTEDLPKGTVPVVWTDDYGSLWQVLRAFDASEITDWIKDHVWRVPESE
- a CDS encoding pentapeptide repeat-containing protein; amino-acid sequence: LPFRDDVPNGRDLRGSDIASGMEMDFSNTDFSFSDVGSFFHCDLTGARFDESVSEGSSFHQRLDGASFRKVKFRKCYFKQASSRGCCFDDARLPSSYFDQSDLSGSSFAGADCKGVCFVGANLIGCDFRGAKLDEAQFQEAKIDKTTDFRGASLVNVWTEDRYDNSGKLFQRGVDLRQATFDETTQFGDDPLAYPLEILNALVKVARRKEYADDGATIAAFAEQIKSTLRDQPKKWVDNIWLDDLLGQLNDCQKQLYEEIQDEAFRTML